A genomic region of Bernardetia sp. ABR2-2B contains the following coding sequences:
- a CDS encoding alpha/beta hydrolase-fold protein, with protein sequence MKNKIYSFSVFVCMLILVLASSSYGQKTNSDKLRYELFEHKLFVSTTQTDSMRYRLLFPKNYKKDYDKNKKYPLVLFLHGAGERGDSSLTVKHIGAWALQEKNRDDYECFVLVPQCEKNNKWVEVDWSADSHTQPKKMSKYMDLTCELLEELENELPIDSTRIYLTGLSMGGYGTWDLAARFPKKFAAIVPICGGADEKTADSLKSMPTWVFHGALDQTVKPQRSRNMVETLKKAGNEDVHYTEYEKVRHGSWKPAYEDGQMWKWLFGCFIGKDTNNGEN encoded by the coding sequence ATGAAAAATAAAATATATTCTTTTAGTGTCTTTGTGTGTATGCTTATTTTGGTGTTGGCTTCATCTTCTTACGGACAAAAAACCAATTCGGATAAGCTAAGATACGAACTTTTCGAACATAAACTGTTCGTCTCTACTACTCAAACGGATTCTATGCGTTATCGTTTACTTTTTCCGAAAAATTATAAAAAAGATTATGATAAAAACAAGAAATATCCTTTAGTTCTATTTCTTCATGGTGCAGGAGAACGTGGCGACAGTTCGCTTACAGTCAAACATATAGGAGCGTGGGCATTACAAGAAAAAAACAGAGATGACTATGAGTGTTTTGTGCTTGTTCCTCAATGCGAAAAAAATAATAAATGGGTAGAAGTAGATTGGTCAGCAGATTCGCATACTCAACCCAAAAAAATGAGCAAATATATGGACTTGACGTGTGAGCTTTTGGAAGAATTAGAAAATGAGTTACCAATAGATTCGACTAGAATTTATCTTACAGGATTATCTATGGGAGGATATGGAACTTGGGATTTGGCAGCTCGTTTTCCAAAAAAGTTTGCTGCAATTGTTCCCATTTGTGGAGGTGCAGATGAAAAAACAGCCGATTCTTTAAAAAGTATGCCTACTTGGGTATTTCATGGAGCATTAGACCAAACCGTAAAACCACAGCGCAGCCGAAATATGGTAGAAACACTCAAAAAAGCAGGAAACGAAGATGTTCATTATACAGAATATGAGAAAGTAAGACATGGTAGTTGGAAACCTGCTTATGAAGATGGACAGATGTGGAAGTGGTTATTTGGCTGTTTCATTGGTAAGGACACCAACAACGGCGAAAATTAA